One segment of Chionomys nivalis chromosome 1, mChiNiv1.1, whole genome shotgun sequence DNA contains the following:
- the LOC130877640 gene encoding olfactory receptor 4C15-like produces the protein MQNQSFVTEFILLGLSQNPKVEKILFVVFLFVYIATLGGNMIIVVTIIFSPALLGSPMYFFLAFLSLLDACTSSTVTPKMIVDLFYKRKTISFECCMTQLFTSHFFAGVEVIVLTAMAYDRYVAICKPLHYSSIMTRRLCGTLIGVAWTGGFLHSITQVIFTLQLPFCGPNFIDHFICDLFPLLQLACTDTHIFVILVFANSGSFCIIIFSLLIVSYGVILFSLRGHSSEGRSKALSTCGSHITVVILFFVPCILIYARPSSAFSFEKNTLIFASVLTPLLNPMVYTFRNKEIKNSFRKMCRRLTVASDKY, from the coding sequence ATGCAAAACCAGAGCTTTGTCACTGAATTCATACTCCTGGGGCTTTCTCAAAACCCAAAAGTTGAGAAAATActctttgttgtatttttgtttgtctatATTGCAACACTTGGGGGTAACATGATAATTGTGGTGACAATCATCTTTAGCCCTGCCCTGCTGGGatctcccatgtacttcttcttGGCATTCCTGTCCTTACTGGATGCATGCACTTCTTCTACTGTCACACCCAAGATGATTGTGGACCTCTTCTATAAAAGGAAGACCATTTCCTTTGAATGTTGCATGACACAACTATTTACTAGCCACTTCTTTGCAGGAGTGGAGGTGATTGTCCTGAcagccatggcctatgaccgctatgtggccatttgCAAGCCCCTTCACTACTCTTCCATCATGACCCGAAGGCTCTGTGGCACTCTTATAGGGGTGGCCTGGACAGGAGGATTCTTACACTCTATCACACAAGTTATCTTCACTTTGCAGCTGCCCTTCTGTGGACCCAATTTTATTGATCATTTCATATGTGACTTATTCCCATTACTACAGCTTGCCTGCActgacacacacatttttgttattttggtgtTTGCTAACAGTGGGTCTTTCTGCATCATTATCTTCTCCTTGTTGATTGTCTCCTATGGTGTCATCCTCTTCTCTCTAAGGGGTCACAGCTCTGAAGGACGAAGTAAAGCTCTCTCCACTTGTGGATCCCACATTACTGTTGTAATTTTGTTCTTTGTCCCATGCATATTAATATATGCACGACCTTCATCTGCCTTTTCCTTTGAGAAAAACACACTTATATTTGCCTCTGTTCTGACACCATTGCTTAATCCAATGGTTTACACTTTCAGGAATAAGGAAATCAAGAATTCCTTTAGAAAAATGTGTAGGAGATTGACAGTAGCTTctgataaatattaa